The Vibrio metoecus sequence AAACAGCGGGTTGCTCTGGCACGGGCTTTAGTCACTCAGCCACGTATTTTGTTGCTTGATGAGCCGCTTTCAGCGTTGGATGCCAAGATCCGCAAAAGCCTGCGTCAACAGATCCGGCAAATTCAGCAAGAGCTACAACTGACCACGCTTTTTGTCACCCATGACCAAGAAGAAGCGATGATGATGTCTGACCGAATCTTCCTTATGCATCAAGGGAAAATCGTACAAACTGGCTCGCCGGAGCAGATTTACACTCAACCTGCCAACGAATTTGTCGCCAGTTTTATGGGGCACTATAACGTGGTGGACGCTCAGCAAGCGAAAGTGCTCCTCAACCTTGATACCTCGTTTAAAGTGGCGATTCGACCTGAGTCGATTTATGTGCGTGAGGCGGGGCGTCATTATGGAGAGCATGTTTCTGCACCAAAGCCTGCCGTAGTGCTCAATCATCAATTGCTAGGTAACGTTATTCGTTATCAAGTACAGGTTGATGAATGTGAGCTGACGGTCGATTTACTCAATCGTTCCTCACAGCGTTTGCTGGCGAAAGGGAGCCAATTAGAATTGATGTTTAATTTAAACGAAGTACAACCGGTGAGAGCCTGAAATGAGCAACCCCCTTTATGTGTTTGATTTGGATGACACCCTGATTGATGGGGACTGTGCGATGATTTGGAATGCGTTTCTTGCCGAGAAAGGCATTGCGACGGAGCGCAATTTTGTGGAAGAAGATAGAAGGCGCATGGCGCTGTACGCGCAAGGCAAGATGGATATGGCGGAATACATTGCTTTTGCGATGCAGCCGTTAGCTCTAGTGCCAATTGCAACGGTGCAAGATTGGGTGGAAGAATGCGTGTCACGCTTAATTGTTCCGAAACAATTTTCTCAAGCCCGCGAACTGATTGCGCGGTTAAAGCAGCAAGGCAATACCTGCATAATTATTTCCGCTTCGGTTTCTTTCTTAGTGAAAACAGTCGCTCAACGTTTTGGGATTGAACATGCGCTAGGAATTGACCTTGTGAACCACGACGGTTGCTACAGCGGTGATATTGAGGGCGTTGCGAGCTACCGCGAAGGTAAAGTGCTGCGATTGCAGCAGTGGTTAGCGGAGCAGGATGCAACCTACCACGACATTCATTTTTATACCGATTCCATCAATGATCTGCCGTTATGTGAGCATGCCGATTTTGCGTATGTGGTTAATCCTTGCCCGCGCTTGAAAGCTCAGGCTGAGCAGCAAGGCTGGCCCGTATTATCTTGGGCGGTGTAAGTGTTTGGGTTGCCACCCATCTTGTCGATGGGTGGCAAATCCGCTAACTAAAATAAAGCCAAACACCCACCCCAGCCATTAATGATCCTGCAATCCGATTGAGTAAGCGAACATGGTGAGCTTGGCTTAATAAGCGCTTTAGCCCTTTTCCACCCGTGGCATACAAGCTCATGCTGATAAACTCGGAAAGCAGAATGATGGCAACCAGTAACGTCAGTTGCGGGGCTAGGCTTAATGATTGATCAATAAAGGGAGGCAGCAATGACACCATAAATGCCCAGCCTTTGGGGTTGGCAATCGCCGTCACAAAACCTTGCACGAATAATCCCCAATCGCTGCCCTGGTAGGTCGAGGATTGCTCGAAATTGATAGCGAGTTTGCCGCGTGAGCGCCACATTTGAATGCCAAGATAAATCAGATAACTGGCCCCAACAATTTTGAACAGGGTAAAAATAGTCGGGTAACGCAACATGATCGCAGCAATCCCAACCACGGCAGAAACAGCCACTAAAGCCACTCCAAGTAGTTCACCCACCATCATCCACAGTGTTCTTCGATAACCGACGCTCATCCCCAAAGTGAGCGCTAAGGTCATATTCATACCTGGAGTAATCGAAACAAAAAAGAAGGTGGGTATAAACAGTCCCAAGAGTGCCGTATTCATCTATTCTCTCCCTAGCCAGAGGATTATTGTGTTAGTTCCATTAACAACAGATTCACAATATAGGCCATTTGAATAATGCGCAATCGGCAATTTACCGATGTTTTTTTATTCACCTCAAACCGATAGCGTTGTACATCGGGTATTTGCACTAACCTTAAGATGGTTGGGGTATTCTTTCATCGCAAGATACAATGGCCGTATTGAAACGAGATGGATAGCATAATGAAGAAAACGGTTTGGTTGAGCTGTGCGGCGTTGACTGCCATTTATTCTGGAGTGGTGTGTGCCGATAACGCAAAAAACTGGGAAACGTTCAGTGATATAGGTACATACAGTTTAGTGGGCTTGGCGCTTGTGGTGCCAGCTTATCAAAGCGACTGGCAAGGCTTTACTCAAGCTGGATTGAGCCTTGCAACGGCTTCCGGTGTTGGCTTGGTTGCCAAATCATTGATTGATGAAGAACGCCCAGATGGTAGCGGTAATGACAGTTTTCCGTCAAACCATACCGCGAACGCTTTCGCCGCTGCGACGACACTGAACATTCGCTATGGTTGGGAGATTGGACTGCCAGCATATGGTATGGCGGCGTTATCAGGTTTGGGTAGGGTTGAAGGTAATAAACATTACTGGCGTGATGTCCTTGCGGGCGCAGCGTTAGGAACGGTGTCAGCGTGGATATTCACCGAGTCGTTTGATGACTCGGTGCAAGTATTACCTTGGATTGAGGGTGACCAAGCAGGTATTAGCGTCACGATGCGTTGGTGATGGAGAGGGATGGTCCTTCCAAAGCTTGAATGGCGTCTCTCACTGGCTCTGGCAGCAGGGCTTTCTCACCTGTTTTAAAGTTAAACATCACGACCGTTGCACTGCCTAGTGTAGTCACTTTACCAAGTTTTTGGCTCACCACTTGGTATTCCATCGTAAATCGATCGCTTTGTACGGATGTAATGCGTGAACCAATCAGCAGCGTATCAGGAAAGGTGACGGGGATTTTATAACGCGCTTGTGTTTCCGATAGCACTGGGCCAACTTGGGTGCGTTGTAACTCTTCCATCAACTTAAGATGAGCGAAGTAATCAATTCGCGCGGTTTCAAAGTAGCGAAAGTAGACCACATTATTGACGTGTTGCAGCGCATCCATCTCTCCCCATGCGACCACGATTTTTGTGACCACAGGGAAATCTTTTAAAAGCGATTCCATGCCTTTTACTCGTGTTGTGATTAGAACAAATATTCTAACGGTAAATGGCGATTTTAAGCTTGAGCTTGTTAGCAAAACGTTAAATTTCTCTGCTGTCGATGGTTTCGCTATCCTGAGTCGCTTGGGTTTGTGTGATACAGTGGGTCGCCAATTGCTGGTAATTCTTTTGCATGACCTGTACGAAATGTTCCGCATCACTAAAACCGGTTAACGGCTCACCTATCACCACATCGCAGTTGAAAGGCACAAATATCGCTGTACCTTTGGGTAGTGCTCGCCCCAAACCACGCATGACCACAGGTAATACCGCACGCTCTGGGTGATTTTTGACTAAATGATAAATGCCTTTTTTCAAACCACTCATTATTTCCGGCTCACCACGACTCCCTTCTGGGAAAATAATCAGAATATCGCCTTGGTCTAAAGCCTCATGGCAAGCTTGCAGTACCGCGTCACGTTCATTGCTTGAGGGGGAACGACGGATCGGAATGATGCCTATAATATTCAGTGATAACCAAGCCACAAGCGGATTCACCAGAAAGTAATCCGCTGCAGCGACAGGGCGCACTCGGTGAATTAAATGCAGCGGAAACAGAGCCATGAGTACGAGTGTATCTAAATGACTATTGTGATTGGCGGCAATCACCATTGGACCTTGAGTCGGGAGATTTTGACGCTGTAAAATATTGAGCCCTAACCCAATAAAAACTAAGGGTTTAACGATCAATAGGAAAAACAGCACTTTCAGAATACGCGCCATATAAGCCTCAGTAATAGAGATAATAGAGGTAGTGGAAAAACAGCGGAGCGGTAAACATCAAGCTATCGACCCTATCCAAAATGCCACCATGACCCGGAATAAATTGGCTGGTATCTTTAATACGCAAATCGCGCTTGACTGAAGAAATGACCAGATCGCCAATAAATCCACTCAAGGCAATGATGACTCCGCCGACCAACCCTTGCGTCGCCGTTAACGGTGTTAGATAAGGCGCTGCAAAGTATGAAACGGTAACCACGGTCAATGTGCCGCCGATAAAGCCTTGCCAAGTTTTATTCGGGCTGACTTTCGGAACGATCTTATGTTTACCAAAACTTTTTCCCCATACGTATTGGGCAACATCATTGAACTGAGTCATCACCAATAAAAACAGCAACATACCCAGTGAACCTGCATCTGGGTTTAAGTTTGGTAGCACCAATAGGTATGCCATATGGCTGATACAAAATACGGTCAACATCATTGCCCAGTGAATAATGCCTGCCGAGCGAATAAAGCCTTTAGTATCTCCAATCAGCACCATCACCATAGGTAAGTACAGGAATACATAGACTGGAATAAAGATAATGAACATGCCGTACCAGCCGATGGAGAGCCAGTAGTACTGAAATGGAATAGATAAATAAGCCCAGAAAATCACTCGGCGATCGGTCATTCGTGTTGGCACAATCGATAGGAACTCTTTCAGTGCCATGAAACTCAGGAAACCCACAAAAAAGAGCGTGTAGTTGAGTGGAAGCTGCAATACGACAAACACAATCGCAACCATCCACCACCATGAACGAATACGCAGCTTTAATTCGAGATAATCGCGTTCAGGATAGCGGCGAGACAGCCACAAATAACAGAGTGTACCTACCACTAGAATGGCCAAAATCACCAACATCAAGTGCAGTGAGTGTTGAGGAATGTTGAGCATGACTAGTTACCTTGATGATCGGACGACGAAGCACGCGCCGCATGGAATTGATAAATGTGCTGTAAGCGTCGCCAAACCGTGAGTACCAGCCCGATCAGCATGACGATTAAGGTGATATCCATGGTGTATGCGAAAAAGGTTGGGAGCTCATCGAACAGTGACAGTGTCGCGATAAAGAGCAAACTGAGGGTAAGCAGCGCCATGCGATGCTGTTTAGCCATCGGGCCTTGAAAATCAGCTTCACCGCCCATGCTGACTCCCAATACACGAATGTAGGCGGTCAGCACCGCAAGAAGCGCACAAAGCCATGCCAAGGTCATTCCGAGCGCAGAAGTCGTGACAAAACCTGCACCAAGAATCAACAAAGGGTCGGCGATCCGATCCGGTACATCATTAAACAATTCGCCAGCAGGGGTCTTCTTGCCGCCTTCTACGGCAACCATGCCATCAAACAAGTTACACAGTAAACGTGCTTGAATCGATAAGGCTGCCAGAATGAGCCAAAGCGGAGCAGGGTAGCCTTGATATACGGCCAAAATGGCACAGCCAAGCAGCGCAAAAGCAATACTCATGAGCGAAATTTGGTTAGGTGTGATCTGTTTTTGGCTCAACCAAACGGCAATACGTTTGGTGAAGCTCAGTTCTCGAACCGCAAGTGGGCGGCGATTTTTCTCTTCAGATAGTGTCTTTTCCATGTAACCTCTTGTTACCACAAATGAAAGCGTGGTTGGCAATAGGCGATGTGGTAACACATAATCTGTAGTGAAAAGAAGTCATACCAAGGTAGGTTGAGTGATATTTGGCACGCGTCTCAATCTTGTGGCGCCGATTGTTAATGCATCACTCATTAATTTGGGTTGAAAGAGGCACATTACCTGAGGCGAAATAGTGTTTACAAAACGCAGTAAACTCGGTTTTTGAGATAGGTCGTGAGAAGTAATAACCTTGAAACTCGTCGACACCCAGTTGTTTAAGTTGTTCGAGTTGGGTCATTTGTTCAATACCTTCAGCAACGACTTCCATTCCTAATTGATGGGAGAGATTAACAATTGAAGCGATGAAAATCGCTTGTTGCTGATTTCGATTCATATTGTCGACAAAGGATTTATCAATTTTCAATTTACTGAATCTGAGGTGGTTGAGTTGATACAGTGAAGACCAGCCTGTTCCAAAGTCGTCTAAGGCAAGGCGAACCTTCATTTTTTCCAATTTTTCGATGATGTTCATGCTGTGTGCGAAGTCATCGATCGTCATGGTTTCAGTCAGTTCTAAAATGATCGCGTTGAGAAAGTTTTCATGGCTGCCAAAAATTTCGGTCACGAGGTCGGGCAATGCATCGTCAAACAGAGAATTGGAAAGGTTGATGGAAACATCTAATCGACGGTTATAGTTTTTCCAATCATTTTGTAATGCAAGGTAGACTTGCTGCATGATCCACGCGCCGAGTTTTTTCCCGAGCCCGTATTCTTCTGCTATTTCGATTAAGTATTGTGGATTGATGAAACCAAATTCATGATGTTGCCAACGAATTAAGGCTTCACACCCTAATCGTTCAGGGTTACGCGATAAAATAGGTTGGTAGCATAAGTACAAGTGAGATTGGTTAGGGTCTGCCAGTAGCTTTTGTAATTGCTCTGCGAGTATCCGCTTTTTGTTGTAGGCACTTTCAATTTCACGGGTGTAATACACCACCTGACCATCTGGTGTTTTTTTCGCGATATTAAGCGCTAAGTCAGCATTGTTTAATAAACTCTTCGCGCGTAGGGTTGAATTGGTTTGAGTAAAGTCTTGGGTTTGGCAGGTGACAACACCCATCGCTACGCTCAAACGTTTTGTGGGGTCATTGTCCTGTACTAACTTGGTCAGGTCATTCCATAAATTACGGATGAAAAACTCTGCGTTACCATTACAAGGGTGCAGTAATACCGCGAACTCATCGGCACCCATTCTGGCACATTGATAAGCGAATGGGTGACAGCGTTGAGTCAACAATCCTGCAATTTTTACGAGCAATAGATCGCCAGAGGCGTAACCGATCGTATCGTTTAATTCTTTGAATCGATTGAGGTCGAATAGGATTAGCGCGACAGGTTCTTGCTTTTTTAGTCGACTTTTTTTCAGTGTTTTAACAATAAAGTTGCGGTTCTTCAGTTTTGTTAATGGATCATGCCATGCGAGAAACTGTTGGTAATCTGCAGAACGATAGGTCATGTAAGACAGCAAAATCAAAATTAGCAAGATCGCGGCGAAAAAATAGAGCAGTTGCTGTTTATTGTCGGTGATAATTCGGAGGTTTGCGTTGGCGCTTTCACCCGTGAAATTCACAATGGCTAAATCTCGAATTTGATCGTTATAAGGCTCCAGAATTTGCCGCAACTCCTGAAGTGCGGCTTTATCGCCTCGGCTTATTGCTAGCTCATAACG is a genomic window containing:
- a CDS encoding HAD-IB family hydrolase yields the protein MSNPLYVFDLDDTLIDGDCAMIWNAFLAEKGIATERNFVEEDRRRMALYAQGKMDMAEYIAFAMQPLALVPIATVQDWVEECVSRLIVPKQFSQARELIARLKQQGNTCIIISASVSFLVKTVAQRFGIEHALGIDLVNHDGCYSGDIEGVASYREGKVLRLQQWLAEQDATYHDIHFYTDSINDLPLCEHADFAYVVNPCPRLKAQAEQQGWPVLSWAV
- a CDS encoding phosphatidate cytidylyltransferase, with protein sequence MLNIPQHSLHLMLVILAILVVGTLCYLWLSRRYPERDYLELKLRIRSWWWMVAIVFVVLQLPLNYTLFFVGFLSFMALKEFLSIVPTRMTDRRVIFWAYLSIPFQYYWLSIGWYGMFIIFIPVYVFLYLPMVMVLIGDTKGFIRSAGIIHWAMMLTVFCISHMAYLLVLPNLNPDAGSLGMLLFLLVMTQFNDVAQYVWGKSFGKHKIVPKVSPNKTWQGFIGGTLTVVTVSYFAAPYLTPLTATQGLVGGVIIALSGFIGDLVISSVKRDLRIKDTSQFIPGHGGILDRVDSLMFTAPLFFHYLYYLYY
- a CDS encoding acyl-CoA thioesterase is translated as MESLLKDFPVVTKIVVAWGEMDALQHVNNVVYFRYFETARIDYFAHLKLMEELQRTQVGPVLSETQARYKIPVTFPDTLLIGSRITSVQSDRFTMEYQVVSQKLGKVTTLGSATVVMFNFKTGEKALLPEPVRDAIQALEGPSLSITNAS
- a CDS encoding CDP-alcohol phosphatidyltransferase family protein — translated: MEKTLSEEKNRRPLAVRELSFTKRIAVWLSQKQITPNQISLMSIAFALLGCAILAVYQGYPAPLWLILAALSIQARLLCNLFDGMVAVEGGKKTPAGELFNDVPDRIADPLLILGAGFVTTSALGMTLAWLCALLAVLTAYIRVLGVSMGGEADFQGPMAKQHRMALLTLSLLFIATLSLFDELPTFFAYTMDITLIVMLIGLVLTVWRRLQHIYQFHAARASSSDHQGN
- a CDS encoding lysophospholipid acyltransferase family protein, which gives rise to MARILKVLFFLLIVKPLVFIGLGLNILQRQNLPTQGPMVIAANHNSHLDTLVLMALFPLHLIHRVRPVAAADYFLVNPLVAWLSLNIIGIIPIRRSPSSNERDAVLQACHEALDQGDILIIFPEGSRGEPEIMSGLKKGIYHLVKNHPERAVLPVVMRGLGRALPKGTAIFVPFNCDVVIGEPLTGFSDAEHFVQVMQKNYQQLATHCITQTQATQDSETIDSREI
- a CDS encoding phosphatase PAP2 family protein, with the translated sequence MKKTVWLSCAALTAIYSGVVCADNAKNWETFSDIGTYSLVGLALVVPAYQSDWQGFTQAGLSLATASGVGLVAKSLIDEERPDGSGNDSFPSNHTANAFAAATTLNIRYGWEIGLPAYGMAALSGLGRVEGNKHYWRDVLAGAALGTVSAWIFTESFDDSVQVLPWIEGDQAGISVTMRW
- a CDS encoding putative bifunctional diguanylate cyclase/phosphodiesterase → MLTKYTQLTAWSLAQLEVETLNFTHRLDTYLLTGSSESYKAMSLNYDILWNRFDLFLTSKETHELRQQHDAQKIIQETFTQLKRYELAISRGDKAALQELRQILEPYNDQIRDLAIVNFTGESANANLRIITDNKQQLLYFFAAILLILILLSYMTYRSADYQQFLAWHDPLTKLKNRNFIVKTLKKSRLKKQEPVALILFDLNRFKELNDTIGYASGDLLLVKIAGLLTQRCHPFAYQCARMGADEFAVLLHPCNGNAEFFIRNLWNDLTKLVQDNDPTKRLSVAMGVVTCQTQDFTQTNSTLRAKSLLNNADLALNIAKKTPDGQVVYYTREIESAYNKKRILAEQLQKLLADPNQSHLYLCYQPILSRNPERLGCEALIRWQHHEFGFINPQYLIEIAEEYGLGKKLGAWIMQQVYLALQNDWKNYNRRLDVSINLSNSLFDDALPDLVTEIFGSHENFLNAIILELTETMTIDDFAHSMNIIEKLEKMKVRLALDDFGTGWSSLYQLNHLRFSKLKIDKSFVDNMNRNQQQAIFIASIVNLSHQLGMEVVAEGIEQMTQLEQLKQLGVDEFQGYYFSRPISKTEFTAFCKHYFASGNVPLSTQINE
- a CDS encoding ABC transporter ATP-binding protein, encoding MSYVSAYHLTKQFAANTVVNDVSFQIEKGELITLLGPSGCGKSTLLRSLAGLNPLDNGEIWVDGENMTDLPPQQRGIGMVFQSYALFPNMTVEQNIGFGLKMKKVPAAQITKQVKQVIALVELQGKEHQYPHQLSGGQKQRVALARALVTQPRILLLDEPLSALDAKIRKSLRQQIRQIQQELQLTTLFVTHDQEEAMMMSDRIFLMHQGKIVQTGSPEQIYTQPANEFVASFMGHYNVVDAQQAKVLLNLDTSFKVAIRPESIYVREAGRHYGEHVSAPKPAVVLNHQLLGNVIRYQVQVDECELTVDLLNRSSQRLLAKGSQLELMFNLNEVQPVRA
- a CDS encoding LysE family translocator; its protein translation is MNTALLGLFIPTFFFVSITPGMNMTLALTLGMSVGYRRTLWMMVGELLGVALVAVSAVVGIAAIMLRYPTIFTLFKIVGASYLIYLGIQMWRSRGKLAINFEQSSTYQGSDWGLFVQGFVTAIANPKGWAFMVSLLPPFIDQSLSLAPQLTLLVAIILLSEFISMSLYATGGKGLKRLLSQAHHVRLLNRIAGSLMAGVGVWLYFS